The following proteins come from a genomic window of Paramisgurnus dabryanus chromosome 19, PD_genome_1.1, whole genome shotgun sequence:
- the cndp2 gene encoding cytosolic non-specific dipeptidase codes for MSYLPALFKYVDEHQDQYVERLAQWVEVQSVSAWAEKRGEIKKMMEMAAKDIERLGGTAELVDIGMQKLPGGEQIPLPPIILGRLGSDPGKKTVCIYGHLDVQPASIEDGWDTPPFTLVEKDGKMYGRGSTDDKGPVLAWFNIIEAYQKIGQELPINIKFCFEGMEESGSEGLDELVFSRKDSFFKDVDYVCISDNYWLGKTKPCITYGLRGICYFFIEMECCDKDLHSGVFGGSVHEAMTDLIALMGSLVNNKGKILVPGIYDDVAKLTDEEKKLYEKIEFDMEEYAKDVGTKKLMHDTKEQILMHRWRYPSLSLHGIEGAFSEAGAKTVIPRKVIGKFSIRLVPDMDPKLVEKQVISHLEEKFAELQSPNKLKAYMGHGAKAWVSDFNHPHYMAGRKAMKTVFGVEPDLTREGGSIPVTLTFQEATGQNVMLLPVGSSDDGAHSQNEKLNRSNYIQGTKMLGAYFYEVSQLS; via the exons ATGTCATACCTGCCAGCACTCTTTAAATATGTGGATGAGCACCAGGACCAATATGTTGAG CGCCTGGCTCAATGGGTTGAAGTACAGAGTGTGTCGGCCTGGGCAGAGAAACGAGGAGAAATTAAGAAAATGATGGAAATGGCAGCCAAAGATATTGAGAGACTCGGGGGGACTGCTGAGTTGGTTGACATTGGCATGCAAAAG TTACCAGGAGGTGAGCAAATCCCTCTTCCTCCGATCATTCTGGGCAGACTTGGCTCAGATCCAGGCAAGAAGACTGTATGCATCTACGGACACTTAGATGTTCAACCAGCCAGCATTGAAGATGGCTGGGACACACCTCCTTTTACTCTTGTGGAAAAAGATG GCAAAATGTATGGACGAGGATCCACTGATGACAAAGGGCCTGTACTAGCCTGGTTCAACATCATTGAGGCCTATCAGAAGATTGGACAG GAACTTCCAATCAATATAAAGTTCTGCTTTGAGGGAATGGAGGAATCTGGCTCAGAGGGATTGGACGAGCTGGTTTTCTCCCGTAAAGATTCTTTCTTTAAGGATGTCGACTACGTTTGCATCTCTGATAACTACTGGCTGGGGAAGACCAAGCCCTGCATTACCTATGGGCTGAGAGGAATCTGCTACTTTTTTATCGAG ATGGAATGCTGTGATAAAGATCTTCACTCTGGAGTGTTTGGAGGATCTGTTCATGAGGCTATGACAGACCTTATAGCTTTGATGG GCTCTTTAGTAAATAATAAGGGAAAGATTTTAGTCCCTGGCATTTATGACGATGTGGCTAAATTGACTGATGAAGAGAAAAAACTCTATGAGAAGATTGAGTTTGATATGGAAGAATACGCCAAAGATGTTGGAACAAAGAAACTGATGCATGACACCAAG GAACAAATTCTCATGCACCGTTGGAGATACCCATCTCTTTCTTTGCATGGCATTGAGGGAGCGTTCTCCGAAGCAGGGGCCAAGACTGTTATTCCTCGCAAGGTCATCGGCAAGTTCTCTATCCGTCTGGTACCTGACATGGATCCTAAACTGGTGGAAAAACAG GTAATTTCTCACCTTGAGGAGAAGTTTGCAGAGTTGCAGAGTCCCAACAAACTGAAGGCATATATGGGACATGGAGCCAAAGCCTGGGTGTCTGACTTTAACCATCCTCACTATATGGCTGGAAGAAAAGCAATGAAAACCG TGTTTGGTGTGGAGCCTGACCTCACCCGTGAAGGAGGAAGTATCCCTGTGACCCTAACCTTTCAAGAAGCTACGGGACAAAATGTTATGTTGCTTCCTGTTGGCTCATCTGACGATGGAGCTCACTCTCAGAATGAAAAACTCAACAG ATCCAACTATATTCAGGGCACCAAGATGTTGGGAGCTTACTTCTATGAAGTATCTCAGCTTAGTTAA